The Sodalis praecaptivus genome includes a region encoding these proteins:
- a CDS encoding glycoside hydrolase family 3 protein yields the protein MDIKQKIGAMTLEEKIGQKIMLDFRYWDANGNGKRDMIAPDEAIAKIIRDNGIGGVILFANNLQNKAQIQTLTDWYAGIHTGGDIHLFIGTDNEGGNVFRLPRSEYVAFPGNMALAAAWLGGADKELAREQAQHMANDLRALSINVNFATVVDVNTNPFNPVINVRSFSDDVTTVISLAESIRAGMHQQQMITVYKHFPGHGATSTDSHTALPRVDRDRQEAFAIDIAPYQHAIASDTPPEMIMTAHIQYPALDDTRVRNRNGVDITVPATMSRCIQTDILRNQLGFTGVTLSDALDMGAITDHFNPDDALERVFTAGVDIALMPVSVAAPAEAQRLSQLIALMAQKVKQGVIKEEDIDASVARILTLKRRYHLLEKGKKRAPQPAADGQALEKRISDRAITVVINQQSTLPLKDKTQRFFVLTPWAEQAQGIAAVMAQEGYRTVEAAKETNLTEAEIKARIARCDVFMLGTLSTAFSPVESAASPYKPQPDETSDRYLAWLRFAAAQGKIRLHLSLRAPYDIVNFAEEVDAAVASYSYYGYDNGVWGSHAMISLAEVLIGQRSPQGKLPVNTWHHYDVKTNSGTLAYPRGFGLSW from the coding sequence ATGGACATTAAACAGAAAATCGGCGCAATGACCCTGGAGGAAAAAATCGGTCAAAAAATCATGCTTGATTTCCGTTATTGGGATGCCAACGGCAACGGTAAGCGGGACATGATTGCTCCAGACGAAGCCATAGCAAAGATAATTCGCGATAACGGTATCGGCGGCGTAATCCTCTTTGCCAACAATTTACAAAATAAAGCACAAATACAGACGCTGACGGACTGGTATGCGGGAATTCATACCGGCGGCGATATTCATTTATTTATCGGTACGGATAATGAAGGTGGAAACGTATTTCGCCTTCCCCGCAGTGAATACGTTGCCTTTCCCGGTAATATGGCCTTGGCGGCAGCCTGGCTGGGCGGCGCCGATAAGGAACTTGCCCGCGAACAGGCGCAACATATGGCAAACGATCTGCGGGCGTTATCGATCAATGTCAATTTTGCGACGGTGGTTGATGTCAATACTAATCCGTTTAACCCTGTTATCAATGTCCGTAGTTTCAGCGATGACGTTACAACCGTTATCTCGCTGGCGGAAAGCATTCGCGCGGGCATGCACCAGCAGCAAATGATTACCGTTTACAAGCACTTTCCGGGCCATGGCGCTACGTCGACCGATTCGCATACCGCCCTGCCGCGGGTTGACCGTGACCGCCAGGAGGCGTTCGCAATCGATATTGCACCTTATCAGCACGCCATCGCCAGTGATACGCCGCCGGAGATGATCATGACGGCGCATATCCAATACCCTGCATTGGACGACACCCGGGTGCGTAACCGTAACGGCGTGGATATTACCGTGCCCGCCACGATGTCACGTTGCATCCAGACCGACATCCTGCGTAACCAATTGGGTTTCACCGGCGTGACATTGTCGGATGCGCTGGATATGGGCGCCATAACCGATCATTTTAACCCGGATGACGCCCTTGAACGTGTGTTTACCGCCGGTGTTGATATCGCCCTCATGCCGGTCAGCGTCGCTGCGCCTGCCGAGGCTCAACGCCTGTCGCAACTGATTGCGCTGATGGCGCAAAAGGTAAAACAAGGGGTTATCAAAGAGGAAGACATTGATGCCTCCGTTGCGAGGATCTTAACGCTAAAGCGGCGCTATCACCTGCTGGAAAAGGGAAAGAAAAGGGCGCCGCAGCCTGCCGCCGATGGACAGGCGCTGGAAAAGCGCATCAGCGATCGGGCGATTACCGTCGTCATCAATCAGCAATCGACGCTGCCTTTAAAGGACAAAACCCAACGCTTTTTTGTGCTGACGCCGTGGGCTGAGCAGGCCCAGGGCATTGCGGCGGTAATGGCACAAGAAGGGTATCGTACGGTGGAGGCGGCGAAGGAGACAAACCTGACGGAGGCGGAGATCAAAGCGCGCATCGCGCGCTGCGACGTTTTTATGCTCGGTACGCTCTCTACCGCCTTTTCGCCGGTGGAGAGTGCGGCGTCGCCGTATAAACCCCAACCCGATGAGACCAGCGATCGCTACCTTGCCTGGCTGCGCTTCGCGGCGGCGCAGGGGAAAATACGTCTCCATTTATCCCTGCGGGCGCCTTACGACATTGTGAACTTCGCCGAGGAGGTGGACGCAGCCGTTGCCTCTTACTCCTATTATGGCTATGACAACGGCGTTTGGGGCAGCCATGCCATGATCTCGCTGGCTGAAGTGCTCATCGGTCAGCGTTCGCCGCAAGGGAAACTGCCGGTCAATACTTGGCATCATTATGATGTAAAGACCAATAGCGGTACCCTGGCTTACCCCCGCGGGTTTGGGCTTAGCTGGTAA